The genomic segment TTATACTAATTTTATCGAAAATAATGTTATCCAACTAAATTCAACTGTTGAATTTGAACCTAACGGTTTACTAGATGTGTATAAATCTTTAATACCAATATCAACGGAAGATTTTAATAATGAGGTGGCTATAATATGATAAATAAGAAGAAATTATATAAAGATATTGAAGAATTAGCAATAGATCTTAAACTTGCAGGTATAAAAAACAACTTTGAGGTGGGTGCGAAAGATGCTTGCATTAATGACATAAGCTATGAAGAATTTCTTTACAAATTATTGGAAAAAGAATCTGTTTTAAGAAGTGAAAGTAGTAAACAAAATAGAATTAGAATAGCAAAGTTTCCTTATAAAAAATATATCGAAGATCTTGTAGTTGAAGATTTACCAGTTGATGCTAAAAAGAAATTAAAGACGTTAAGTTCACTTGAATTTATTAGTACAGGACAAAATGTAATTTTAGCTGGAAATCCTGGGACAGGCAAGACCCACATGAGTATTGGCCTTGGAATAAAAGCTTGTTTAGCTGGCTATAAAGTTCTTTTTATTACGGTATCATCGCTTATCACCCAATTAAAAGAAAGTCGTTCTCAGAAAGTATTAAGAGCATTTGAAAATAAATTTGATAAATATGATTTAATTATTGCTGATGAATTGGGATATATTTCTTATGATAAAGAAGGTTCAGAACTTTTATTTAGTCACTTATCATTAAGAGCAGGTAGAAAATCAACTATAGTAACCACAAATTTATCCTTTGAAAGGTGGAATGAGATATTTAAAGACCCTATTATGACCGCTGCAATGATCGATAGACTTACGCATAAGGCATATATAGTAAATATGAATGGTAACTCCTACAGATTAAAGGAAACTAAAGAATGGCTCGCAAAACAATAATAAAATTTCCCTTCACTATATAATTAATTTGGAGGGAATATTATTTTTTTTTACAATTTTTGGTGGAGGAGTTTTGGGTTAGAATATGGGGGAGTTTTCACTTGACAAATACATTTGTATTTGGAATAGTCATGTTTACCTCTCTCCTTTGTATTATGCTAATGAATTATGCTAATTTTTTGACTATC from the Clostridium sp. CM027 genome contains:
- the istB gene encoding IS21-like element helper ATPase IstB translates to MINKKKLYKDIEELAIDLKLAGIKNNFEVGAKDACINDISYEEFLYKLLEKESVLRSESSKQNRIRIAKFPYKKYIEDLVVEDLPVDAKKKLKTLSSLEFISTGQNVILAGNPGTGKTHMSIGLGIKACLAGYKVLFITVSSLITQLKESRSQKVLRAFENKFDKYDLIIADELGYISYDKEGSELLFSHLSLRAGRKSTIVTTNLSFERWNEIFKDPIMTAAMIDRLTHKAYIVNMNGNSYRLKETKEWLAKQ